One Mobula birostris isolate sMobBir1 chromosome 4, sMobBir1.hap1, whole genome shotgun sequence DNA window includes the following coding sequences:
- the LOC140197099 gene encoding G-protein coupled receptor 151-like: MNSSADLLEYAGGFQALKEAELRVALPVVLGVICLVGLAGNTMVVAVLMHDFRQAKSSVANGLIVLLSATDLLILLFCAPLRAVTYSRPSWSFGWLLCKSSDYFLQACLSAKSFTLAAVGHARYQHVAKPKNYIDFKCRRLVALTCSIWSLSCLLPIPHWLFADLRRRGAEISCVLEIPAHAWHFMTAFGVAYPLAVYLMPVSFAMACLVRALVKSKPGRNRTPNRRYEIRRVTVMLLVLSGAFAVMRLPEWVAWTWSRHRGSFSPGPPTALMLLAQVLTLANCTVNPLVLLAASEDFKDGVRSAWAVATRRGAGGQARTSTFAQKVCATIPHSGAASSLCALPTISAREDVPICRDLAQNIPPDVQHFWQHRKNEAPVDNNDPVPWESQEQA, translated from the coding sequence ATGAACAGCTCCGCCGACCTGTTGGAATACGCGGGAGGGTTCCAGGCGCTCAAAGAAGCGGAGCTCAGAGTCGCCCTGCCCGTCGTGCTGGGAGTCATCTGCTTGGTGGGCTTGGCTGGCAACACCATGGTTGTCGCCGTCTTGATGCACGACTTCAGGCAAGCCAAGAGCTCGGTGGCCAACGGTCTGATCGTCCTGCTGAGCGCCACCGACCTCCTGATCCTGCTTTTCTGCGCGCCGCTCCGAGCAGTCACCTACTCCCGACCCAGCTGGTCCTTCGGCTGGCTCCTATGCAAGTCTTCCGACTACTTTCTTCAGGCGTGCCTGTCGGCAAAAAGTTTCACCCTGGCCGCGGTGGGACACGCCCGCTATCAACACGTCGCCAAGCCCAAGAACTACATTGACTTCAAATGCCGGCGCTTGGTTGCATTAACCTGTTCCATTTGGTCTCTGTCTTGCCTCCTACCCATCCCTCATTGGCTGTTTGCCGACCTCAGACGCCGAGGAGCCGAGATCTCATGCGTGTTGGAGATCCCAGCCCACGCTTGGCATTTCATGACTGCTTTCGGAGTGGCTTACCCTCTCGCCGTCTATCTCATGCCCGTCAGCTTCGCCATGGCTTGCCTGGTTAGGGCACTGGTGAAGAGCAAGCCTGGGAGAAACAGGACCCCAAACCGCAGGTACGAGATCCGCAGGGTAACCGTCATGTTGCTGGTCCTAAGCGGGGCTTTCGCTGTCATGCGGCTCCCGGAGTGGGTGGCGTGGACCTGGAGCAGACACCGGGGCTCGTTCAGCCCGGGTCCCCCCACCGCCTTGATGTTGTTGGCTCAAGTCCTCACCCTGGCCAACTGCACGGTTAATCCCTTGGTTCTTCTTGCTGCTTCCGAGGACTTCAAGGACGGCGTGCGGAGCGCCTGGGCCGTGGCCACTCGGAGGGGAGCGGGCGGGCAAGCGCGGACCTCCACCTTTGCCCAGAAGGTATGCGCCACCATCCCGCACTCAGGCGCCGCCAGTTCCCTCTGCGCCCTGCCTACCATCTCCGCCCGAGAAGATGTGCCCATCTGCCGGGACCTGGCCCAAAACATCCCTCCCGACGTCCAGCACTTTTGGCA